A single window of Nicotiana sylvestris chromosome 5, ASM39365v2, whole genome shotgun sequence DNA harbors:
- the LOC104211218 gene encoding protein ABA AND ROS SENSITIVE 1, which yields MDKRALYRAKLKEQKQKRIDSPLVRYNEHDQPVCRVCDIVLKSESQWPGHQASRKHHEAINNLKANAAAVKSPNTVRSEPPKELPKPKSELPEGVSRKEPEASVGLSKPRASSMLPPNFFDNQETKRPKIEKDSARLGDHVSNRHAPVSDQTEVEETSLSRSSMQGLSSSKNADTRSTENQRSGENGPMSKLSSGSDAKQVKGALPAGFFDNKDADLRARGITPVKPDVKDEYKEFEKLIQEDLKEVDNRLEEEEVDAAEMIEEEVAVEQRGYRERLEMLRRKKMELKAANSSLGSKENKVVDKESSDDESSSDGDSDENLTVDWRAKHL from the exons ATGGACAAGAGAGCATTATACCGGGCAAAGCTGAAGGAACAGAAGCAAAAGCGAATTGATTCCCCTCTTGTAAG GTACAATGAGCACGATCAGCCTGTATGTAGAGTGTGTGACATTGTTCTGAAATCTGAATCACAGTGGCCTGGACATCAAGCTTCTCGTAAACATCATGAG GCCATAAATAATCTCAAAGCTAATGCTGCTGCAGTGAAAAGCCCAAACACTGTAAGAAGCGAGCCTCCAAAGGAGTTGCCTAAACCCAAGTCTGAACTTCCTGAGGGCGTAAGCCGTAAAGAACCTGAAGCTTCTGTTGGATTGTCCAAGCCTCGTGCATCATCTATGCTTCCTCCCAATTTTTTTGATAATCAAGAGACAAAGAGGCCAAAAATTG AGAAAGATTCGGCTAGGTTGGGAGACCACGTATCAAACAGACATGCTCCAGTTTCAGATCAAACTGAAGTGGAGGAAACGTCGTTGTCAAGGTCTAGCATGCAGGGCTTATCTTCTTCCAAGAATGCTGACACTAGAAGCACAGAAAATCAGCGATCTGGTGAAAATGGGCCAATGTCAAAACTGAGTTCTGGTTCAGATGCTAAGCAGGTCAAAGGAGCTCTCCCTGCAGGTTTCTTTGATAACAAAGATGCTGACTTACGTGCTCGTGGtattacaccagtcaaaccagaTGTCAA GGATGAGTACAAAGAATTTGAGAAGTTAATCCAAGAAGACTTAAAAGAGGTTGACAACCGTTTAGAAGAAGAAGAG GTTGATGCTGCAGAAATGATTGAAGAGGAAGTAGCTGTTGAACAGAG GGGCTATCGGGAAAGACTGGAGATGTTGAGGAGGAAGAAGATGGAACTTAAGGCTGCTAATTCTTCGTTAGGCAGCAAAGAAAATAAGGTTGTAGATAAGGAGTCCAGTGATGATGAATCATCAAGTGATGGTGACAGTGATGAGAATCTTACCGTGGACTGGAGGGCTAAACATTTGTGA